The DNA segment TCCTGGGAAGGTCGCTCTCGTCCACGAAGTCCCTGTCGATGACTATAATCCTTCCAACGCCGAGCTTGTGGAGGAAGTAGACCTCCCAGCTCCCCAGGGCTCCAGCCCCGACCACCGCTACCGTGCTCTCGCTCAGCTTCCTCTGCCCCTCGATTCCTATGATCGGGAAGTGCCTCGAAAAGTCCATCGTCACCCCTACCATACTCCCACCACATCCGGCTTGGACGAGGGGATAAAAAGGGTTTTGGAAACCAAAGGTTTATCTTGCAGGGGCTCACGGGAAATTCTGATCCACCAAAAGGGATTTCTATCCCAACGGCCAACGATGCAGTGGGGGGTTGAAATGCACCGCTTCAGTCCAGAGCATGCGCACGTACTGGACTCCGAATGGAGGCGGAAGGTCTTCCCTGCCAGGGAGGTCATAGGCTTCGCTCTTCCCGAAGTTCCCCAAAGAGAAGCCGCCGTAGACGTTGGCGCGGGTACGGGATACCTGACCGTCCCCCTGGCGAGGGCCTTCAAAAAGGTCTACGCCATCGAAGCAAGCCCAAAAATGGCGGAGATTCTGAAAAGGAGAATCGAAGACGAAAAGCTGAATAACGTCGAGGTGGTGGTCACCGAGAGGCCGCCGGATATAGGCGACTTCGACCTTGTGGTCTTCTCAAGTGTCCTGCACGAGATGGAGAGACCCGAGGAATACCTCCGCTGGGCTGGAAGGGCGTTCATCCTCGTGGCCGAGTGGAAGAAGGAGCCGATGCCATTTGGCCCTCCGGTGGAGGAAAGGCTCTCCCCGGAGGACATCCTCAGACTTGCCGAAAACTTCGAATTGGTGAAATACAGGGAGCTTGAGTACCACTACCTGATGCTTCTGAAACCAAAAACGTGAGGTGGTAGCATGGAGTTCTTTGAGGTTCTCCGGAAAAGACGGAGCGTTAGGAGGTTCCAGGACAAGCCCATTCCAAGAAAGCTCGTTGAGAAGCTCCTTGGGGCGGCTTTCCTCTCACCCAGTTCCTTCAACAAGAGGCCCTGGCACTTCATCGTGGTTGACGATAGGGAAAAGCTCCTGGCACTCTCAAAGGCCAAGCTCGGCGCCTCCGGTCTGGCAACGGCTCCTCTGGCGATAGTTATCACAGCGGACGAAAGCCGGAGCGACGTCTGGGTGGAGGATTCCAGCATAGCGGCGGAACACATACAGCTGGCGGCGTTCGACCTGGGGCTGAGCTCCTTCTGGGTTCAGATAAGGAACAGGATGCACGATGAAAGAAGAACCGCCGAGGACTACGTGAGGGAGCTTTTGGGGATCCCGGAAAACTACCGCGTCCTCTGCATAATCGGAATCGGCTATCCAGCTGAGAACAAGCCTCCCCACGGCGATGAGGTTTTCGAGTGGGACAAGGTGAGCCTCAACCGCTTTGGCAAACCCTGGAAGTGACTTCATATTGTCAACTGCTTTTCTGTTTAATTTTTCAAGACGCAAAAAATAAACGCCATAAAGCGGCCAGAGTATAAACCGTTGGTGGTGTCCATGGGCAAAAATGGATGCAACGTATTTCCAACTGCAAAGGTCTGCAAGTTCTGCGCCGGGGAGCGTCTCGATGATGTTGTCTCAATACTGAAACGAAAAGGCTACGAGGTAAGCGTCGAGGGCTGCCTCGGCCTGTGCGCCAAGTACGACTGCGGCAACATAAACGTCATAGCGGGGAAGGTCGAGATCTCCGTGAGGAACATGGAGGAGCTGGAGACTGCGGTGGGAGGGGGTGTGTAGATGGTGAAGGTTCTCGTGATAATCACGAGCCCGGAC comes from the Thermococcus thioreducens genome and includes:
- a CDS encoding class I SAM-dependent methyltransferase, whose product is MHRFSPEHAHVLDSEWRRKVFPAREVIGFALPEVPQREAAVDVGAGTGYLTVPLARAFKKVYAIEASPKMAEILKRRIEDEKLNNVEVVVTERPPDIGDFDLVVFSSVLHEMERPEEYLRWAGRAFILVAEWKKEPMPFGPPVEERLSPEDILRLAENFELVKYRELEYHYLMLLKPKT
- a CDS encoding nitroreductase family protein — protein: MEFFEVLRKRRSVRRFQDKPIPRKLVEKLLGAAFLSPSSFNKRPWHFIVVDDREKLLALSKAKLGASGLATAPLAIVITADESRSDVWVEDSSIAAEHIQLAAFDLGLSSFWVQIRNRMHDERRTAEDYVRELLGIPENYRVLCIIGIGYPAENKPPHGDEVFEWDKVSLNRFGKPWK